A single region of the Nicotiana sylvestris chromosome 6, ASM39365v2, whole genome shotgun sequence genome encodes:
- the LOC104211644 gene encoding uncharacterized protein, with protein MVRINGGIPKKSNSSRTKGYDYCHKCEKPAHFIKDCPFHKQEYYKHNTDKTDKRNLVPDNSNRKFKRKDIANNVVKQALAAWRDSSSKSDGNDEQGDTSIMAIESEVAKYDSIFALMAKSDDDDDDDDDEINFLDIQKNLKSYSQKKFVSSANVLIDAYYNLINDKNILSKELEEAEHQRDDLLVVVVDLKEIIENLKNEKDVLTEKIEKVEYERDDLLVVVVNLNEIVEELKRENIYVKASIENCMNSSKGKRVAIEAYLNLENKVKLSLYAELERNRQLHEGLSKVKMILINL; from the coding sequence ATGGTTCGCATAAATGGAGGTATCCCGAAAAAGAGTAACTCTAGCAGAACAAAAGGCTATGACTACTGTCACAAATGCGAGAAGCCAgcacatttcatcaaagattgTCCTTTCCACAAGCAGGAATATTACAAGCATAACACAGATAAGACGGAcaagaggaacctggttcctgacAATTCTAACAGGAAATTCAAGAGAAAAGATATTGCTAACAATGTTGTAAAacaagctcttgctgcatggCGAGATTCCTCTAGTAAATCTGATGGCAATGATGAACAAGGAGACACCTCCATAATGGCCATTGAAAGCGAAGTAGCTAAATATGATTCCATCTTTGCCCTGATGGCAAAATCTGATGACGATGACGATGACGATGACGATGAGATAAACTTTCTAGACATTCAAAAAAATTTAAAGTCTTACTCTCAAAAGAAGTTTGTATCTTCAGCTAATGTCCTGATTGATGCTTACTATAACCTTATCAATGATAAAAATATTTTATCTAAGGAATTAGAAGAGGCAGAGCATCAGAGAGATGATTTATTGGTCGTAGTTGttgatttaaaagaaattattgaGAATTTAAAGAATGAAAAGGATGTTCTAACTGAGAAAATTGAAAAGGTAGAATATGAGAGAGATGACTTGTTGGTAGTAGTTGTGAATCTAAACGAAATAGTAGaggaattaaaaagggaaaatatttATGTGAAAGCTTCAATTGAAAACTGCATGAACTCTTCAAAGGGAAAGAGAGTGGCGATTGAGGCATACCTTAATCTTGAAAATAAGGTAAAATTGAGTTTGTATGCTGAATTGGAAAGAAATAGACAACTTCATGAAGGTTTAAGCAAGGTTAAAATGATCTTGATAAATCTCTGA
- the LOC104211645 gene encoding uncharacterized protein → MAEDSKFWDVICDGPFVPMKTIGETTVTILKTRKEYNDVNRKAIEKNFRAKKIHIYGIKPDEYNRISACQSVKEIWEALQTSHEGINQVKQSKIDMLPIEYKLFKMKDDESIQDMHTRFTSIINELYSQGEIIPKNKLVKKNTQCVTWFLGEQLS, encoded by the coding sequence ATGGCTGAAGATTCGAAGTTTTGGGATGTCATTTGTGATGGACCCTTCGTCCCTATGAAGACTATTGGCGAGACAACAGTGACAATCCTAAAGACAAGGAAGGAATACAACGATGTCAATCGCAAAGCTATAGAGAAAAACTTTCGAGCAAAGAAGATCCACATCTATGGTATTAAACCAGACGAGTACAACAGAATCTCAGCTTGTCAATCTGTCAAGGAGATCTGGGAGGCTCTCCAAACCTCACATGAAGGAATAAATCAAGTCAAACAGTCAAAGATCGACATGCTCCCTATTGAGTACAAACTCTTCAAGATGAAAGATGATGAGTCCATTCAGGACATGCATACTCGTTTCACTTCCATCATCAATGAGCTCTATTCTCAGGGAGAGATCATTCCAAAGAACAAACTGGTCAAGAAAAATACTCAGTGTGTTACCTGGTTCTTGGGAGAGCAGCTATCATAG